In Chrysemys picta bellii isolate R12L10 chromosome 3, ASM1138683v2, whole genome shotgun sequence, a single genomic region encodes these proteins:
- the CENPO gene encoding centromere protein O isoform X2, with translation MEEATAYLRDGVLSHLEKLEAHARKLALKQEETQRQQENLVRLRARIQELRLQRDELLTKVNLQQVGLIRQEGATSSNVEPVQAAETGGQALLKWKVENVKAMLQAFRLTGISGKLTKQGVCFCISTAYEGTYLDSYYLDLLIQQPVQIRHHSVPIFIPLEQIAKKYLQTDIKCFLAMLSDHLNAYAGRKYQADQLQDHYSAFLEGTLQRNSLHNVLFFNYDVETESKTFPFRAKLVYGDLTRSLPTEATITCKGDVSDSLVEKTAAHSNLFRHMALHKAFNSFRRAAESLDQTA, from the exons ATGGAAGAGGCGACCGCTTACCTGAGAGATG GGGTCCTGTCCCATCTGGAAAAGCTAGAAGCTCATGCACGGAAACTAGCACTGAAGCAAGAAGAAACTCAACGGCAGCAGGAGAATTTGGTCAGACTGAGAGCAAGAATCCAGGAGCTGAGACTCCAAAGAGATGAGCTCCTGACCAAAGTGAACCTGCAGCAAGTTGGG CTCATCAGGCAGGAAGGAGCCACCAGCAGTAATGTGGAGCCCGTCCAAGCAGCGGAGACCGGAGGGCAAGCTCTTCTAAAATGGAAAGTGGAAAATGTCAAGGCCATGCTGCAAGCCTTTCGTCTGACAG GGATTAGTGGGAAATTGACCAAACAAGGAGTCTGTTTCTGCATCAGCACTGCTTATGAAGGCACCTACCTGGACTCCTACTACCTGGACCTCCTCATACAGCAACCAGTCCAGATTCGTCACCACTCTGTCCCCATCTTCATCCCCTTGGAGCAAATAGCCAAGAAGTACTTGCAGACCGACATCAAATGCTTCCTGGCTATGTTGTCTGATCACCTGAATGCTTATGCTGGAAGGAAATACCAGGCAGATCAGTTACAG GACCATTATTCAGCCTTTCTCGAAGGAACCTTGCAGAGAAACTCATTGCATAATGTATTGTTCTTTAATTATGATGTGGAAACAGAAAGCAAGACCTTTCCATTCAGAGCAAAGCTGGTTTATGGGGATCTCACCCGTAGTCTTCCAACTGAGGCCACTATTACATGTAAAG GGGATGTTTCTGACTCTCTGGTGGAGAAGACAGCAGCTCATTCAAACTTGTTTCGCCACATGGCTCTGCACAAAGCCTTCAATTCCTTCAGAAGAGCAGCAGAAAGTCTGGATCAAACAGCGTAA
- the CENPO gene encoding centromere protein O isoform X1, with the protein MEEATAYLRDGVLSHLEKLEAHARKLALKQEETQRQQENLVRLRARIQELRLQRDELLTKVNLQQVGLIRQEGATSSNVEPVQAAETGGQALLKWKVENVKAMLQAFRLTGISGKLTKQGVCFCISTAYEGTYLDSYYLDLLIQQPVQIRHHSVPIFIPLEQIAKKYLQTDIKCFLAMLSDHLNAYAGRKYQADQLQDHYSAFLEGTLQRNSLHNVLFFNYDVETESKTFPFRAKLVYGDLTRSLPTEATITCKAGDVSDSLVEKTAAHSNLFRHMALHKAFNSFRRAAESLDQTA; encoded by the exons ATGGAAGAGGCGACCGCTTACCTGAGAGATG GGGTCCTGTCCCATCTGGAAAAGCTAGAAGCTCATGCACGGAAACTAGCACTGAAGCAAGAAGAAACTCAACGGCAGCAGGAGAATTTGGTCAGACTGAGAGCAAGAATCCAGGAGCTGAGACTCCAAAGAGATGAGCTCCTGACCAAAGTGAACCTGCAGCAAGTTGGG CTCATCAGGCAGGAAGGAGCCACCAGCAGTAATGTGGAGCCCGTCCAAGCAGCGGAGACCGGAGGGCAAGCTCTTCTAAAATGGAAAGTGGAAAATGTCAAGGCCATGCTGCAAGCCTTTCGTCTGACAG GGATTAGTGGGAAATTGACCAAACAAGGAGTCTGTTTCTGCATCAGCACTGCTTATGAAGGCACCTACCTGGACTCCTACTACCTGGACCTCCTCATACAGCAACCAGTCCAGATTCGTCACCACTCTGTCCCCATCTTCATCCCCTTGGAGCAAATAGCCAAGAAGTACTTGCAGACCGACATCAAATGCTTCCTGGCTATGTTGTCTGATCACCTGAATGCTTATGCTGGAAGGAAATACCAGGCAGATCAGTTACAG GACCATTATTCAGCCTTTCTCGAAGGAACCTTGCAGAGAAACTCATTGCATAATGTATTGTTCTTTAATTATGATGTGGAAACAGAAAGCAAGACCTTTCCATTCAGAGCAAAGCTGGTTTATGGGGATCTCACCCGTAGTCTTCCAACTGAGGCCACTATTACATGTAAAG CAGGGGATGTTTCTGACTCTCTGGTGGAGAAGACAGCAGCTCATTCAAACTTGTTTCGCCACATGGCTCTGCACAAAGCCTTCAATTCCTTCAGAAGAGCAGCAGAAAGTCTGGATCAAACAGCGTAA